Proteins from a single region of Colias croceus chromosome Z, ilColCroc2.1:
- the LOC123705338 gene encoding uncharacterized protein LOC123705338 codes for MDEFIKNIKNKFSMENIVERLKDEIKEEKNNVPETLEKVDPSKIANIEEHVSNLQEQPKPSLQPADDMKNKQIPGNIQKKEPTAKTSMNVLQKPIEPEEFRDPFRDDENLFNFYD; via the exons ATGGatgaattcataaaaaatatcaaaaataaattttctatggAAAATATAGTAGAGCGCCTGAAGGATG AGATAAAAgaagagaaaaataatgttcCCGAAACTCTTGAGAAGGTAGATCCATCAAAAATAGCCAACATAGAGGAACATGTATCGAATTTACAAGAACAACCTAAACCTTCCCTTCAACCAGCCGatgatatgaaaaataaacaaataccgGGCAATATTCAGAAGAAAGAACCAACCGCGAAGACGAGTATGAATGTCCTTCAAAAACCTATAGAGCCCGAAGAATTTAGGGATCCGTTCCGAGATGACGAgaatctttttaatttctatgattga